Part of the Geodermatophilus obscurus DSM 43160 genome is shown below.
CTCGTAGACCACCCGGGCGCCCTCGGTCAGCCCGTGCTGCGGCAGCGCGCGGGTCAGCTTGTCGAAGGCCGACGGGGGGACGGCGAGGTAGTGGACCAGCTGTGGGTCCCCGCCGAGCTCCTCGCGGACCTCGCCGAGGACGTCGAGCAGGCTGCCGGGGTCGGACTCCTCGAAGCCGCCACCGGCGAAGCGCAGCCGGGCGGCGAACCCCTCCCACAGGCCCTGGTCGGGGTGCGGCCCGAACTCGGTGAGCGCGTCGCGGACCCGCCCGGCGAAGTCCTCGTGGGAGACGTCGCCGCGGCCGTTGCCGACCAGCCGCCAGTCCTCCGGCAGCAGCCCCCGCTGGGCGAGCTCGAAGAAGGCCGGCAGCACCATCCGGCGGGCCAGGTCGCCCGTGGCGCCGAAGAGGACGAAGACGGTCGGGGGGAGGTCGGTCACGCGCGTCCTGTGCCCGCGCCACAGCGGGCTCACGCGTGCAGGCCGAGGGCCCGCCCCCGCGTGCGCGGGAACGGGCCCTCGGTCCGTCCGGTCGCCGTCAGGGCCGGGGACGTGCCCCGGCCCTGACGCCGGTTCAGCGCGTCCGCGTCATCAGGGCGACCGTGCGGGCACCCGAGTCCGAGGTGACGTTGATCCGGTTGCTGGTCGGCAGGGTCGGACCGTTCCGGAGATCGACCGTCCAGGTGCCGTCGGCCGCGACCGGGACGTTGAGCTGGATGGTCGTCCCCGACCCGGCGACGTCACCGAGCCGGATGTGCACCCGGTTCGCCGTCGAGTCCTGCGCGGTACCGGAGATCTTGTACTCGCGCCGGTCGGCCCGGAACTGCGCCCGGGTGACCGTGACGACGTCGGTCGGCGTGACCGTGTTGTCGACGGTCGCGGGCACCGTGCCCCTCGTGGTCGTGGTACCGCTCTTGGCGACCACGGTGAGCGTGTACTCCACCTTGTTCCTGAGCCCGCTCACCGTGCCGGTCGTGCCGGTCGCCGCGACGGTGACGGGGGCCTGCCCGTCGGCCGGGGTGGCGACCAGGTCGTAGCCGGACACCGGGCTGGCCGGGTTGCCGGGCGCCGCCGCCGTCCACTCCGCTGCGATGCTCTCGTGACCGGGGACGACCCGGGTCAGGTTGAACGCCGCGGGGGCCACCGCCCTCAGCGTCGAGACCGTGGCCGTGGAGGCCGGGCCCTCGCCGTTGGCGTTCGAGGCGGCCACCGAGACGGTGTAGGTCGCGCCCGAGGTCAGGCCGGTGAGCGTGGCCGTGGTCGCCGGAGCGGCGATCGTCACCGGAGCGGGGACGGCGGCGGCCGTGTCGGCCGAGGTCGCGGTCACCGTGTAGCCGGTCGCACCGGCGGTGGCGGTCCAGCTCACGTCGGCGCTGTCCAGCGACGCACTGGTGGCGGCCAGGCCCGCCGGGGCTCCGGGGGCCGTGGCCGGGTCCGGGCCCGGGTCGGTCCCGCCGCCGGGAGGCGTGGTGGTGCCGCCGGTGCCGGAGCCGACGACCACCGTCCCGAGCGACTGCGCAGCCGACCACCGGCCGTTGTAGGCCTCGATCGTGATCTCGTAGGTGGCACCGGCCTCGAGACCGTCGAGGGAGACGCTGGTACCGCCGGTGCGCTCAGCGGTCTCCTGCTCGGCGTGGGCACCACCGATCGCCGCGACCCGGTAGCCGGTGACCGGCGAGCCGTCGGCGGGCTGAGCCGGCGTCTCCCAGGCGACCTCCACCGAGGTCGAGCCCGTGGCGGACGACAGCTGGGCCGTCGTCGGCGCCGTCGGCACCTGGCCGTCCGGGCTCGGCGGGCAGCCGCCCATCCCCGGGCCGGGGATCTCCTCGAACTCGTTCTGGGTCAGGCCGAGCGCCGGCTCCTCGCCCGCCATCCACGCCGCGAAGACATGGTCACCCTCGAGCACGCGGTCGTAGTCGGCCTTGGTGAAGAGGGTGTAGGTGCCCACGATGGTGCGGGTGGCGGGGTCGGCCGTGGCGGTGGCCTCCCACAGTCCGGGCTCGCCGTTGGGGTGCTCGGCGTCCGGGACCAGGCTGATGCCCATGGCCCGGTTGTCGGACAGGCCCGGGTCCTCGCCGGGCGGGGTCTTGTCGTCGTCGTTCTCCGGGTTGACCGTCTCGATGTTGAACCGGGCCGGGTCGAACCACGGGTCCGCGGGGTCGTAGGTGCCCGTGATCGTGACCGTCCCGGTCCCGCGCACCCGGTTCTCCGGGTCGGTCGGGAGGTTCCC
Proteins encoded:
- a CDS encoding fibronectin type III domain-containing protein, whose product is MTFATMAQAGTPPAGPGNIEIFNKRSMVALEGYTAQAGQEATVEVLRGGATIGIGVGTLDATGFLEFNHPGGECWIGVTPTIKPGDEVRVSFSGEAFTDSAITASPTVTEVVGSGFTATGNLPTDPENRVRGTGTVTITGTYDPADPWFDPARFNIETVNPENDDDKTPPGEDPGLSDNRAMGISLVPDAEHPNGEPGLWEATATADPATRTIVGTYTLFTKADYDRVLEGDHVFAAWMAGEEPALGLTQNEFEEIPGPGMGGCPPSPDGQVPTAPTTAQLSSATGSTSVEVAWETPAQPADGSPVTGYRVAAIGGAHAEQETAERTGGTSVSLDGLEAGATYEITIEAYNGRWSAAQSLGTVVVGSGTGGTTTPPGGGTDPGPDPATAPGAPAGLAATSASLDSADVSWTATAGATGYTVTATSADTAAAVPAPVTIAAPATTATLTGLTSGATYTVSVAASNANGEGPASTATVSTLRAVAPAAFNLTRVVPGHESIAAEWTAAAPGNPASPVSGYDLVATPADGQAPVTVAATGTTGTVSGLRNKVEYTLTVVAKSGTTTTRGTVPATVDNTVTPTDVVTVTRAQFRADRREYKISGTAQDSTANRVHIRLGDVAGSGTTIQLNVPVAADGTWTVDLRNGPTLPTSNRINVTSDSGARTVALMTRTR